A segment of the Candidatus Desulfatibia profunda genome:
ATGTACACTTAGGAGGGTTCATCATGAAAACCATTTCATTCACAGATTTTAGGAAAAAAGCATCTCGTTTTATAACCGAGGTGGAGCACGGCGAAACGATTGTTATCTTACGTCGCGGCAAGCCTATTGCTGAAGTAATTCCCTTTTCCGACCGACCTCGGCAAACGCCATCCTGGAAACGGCCGGGTATTCGTTTGCAAATTCAGGGAAGCGATCTCTCATCAGCCATTTTGGAAGAACGCGAGTCCGGATTATGAAGCTCCTGGTCGATTCATCCGCTTTTGCCAAAAGATATGTACTTGAAGATGGCAGCGAAATGATAGATCACCTTTTACAGCGGGCCACACAATTAGCTTTATGTATCATTTTGGTACCTGAAATCATTTCCGGATTAAATCGAAGACGGCGGGAACATATTTTATCACCCCATGATTATCGCA
Coding sequences within it:
- a CDS encoding type II toxin-antitoxin system Phd/YefM family antitoxin, with the translated sequence MKTISFTDFRKKASRFITEVEHGETIVILRRGKPIAEVIPFSDRPRQTPSWKRPGIRLQIQGSDLSSAILEERESGL